One Ficedula albicollis isolate OC2 chromosome Z, FicAlb1.5, whole genome shotgun sequence DNA window includes the following coding sequences:
- the TEK gene encoding angiopoietin-1 receptor isoform X3: protein MALTVTANKGEHVNISFIRMASKEEDAVIYKNGSFIHSVPRHEVPGELEVSYPQVQPQDAGIYSARYIGGNLFTSAYTRLIVRRCEAEKWGPSCSFHCPSCTNNGICHEDTGECICPPGFMGKTCEKACGANTFGKTCEETCKENYGCRNFMFCLPDPYGCSCATGWMGLECDKECKPGFYGSDCKLKCNCHNRGTCDRFKGCICSFGWHGLQCEKKGSADLSPQIVNLQDPVELNSGVEFKPFCIATGMPLPKSEEFKLLKQDGTVLRPDEISTSNRSEAMFRINRILPGDTGTWVCSVQTVAGMAEKPFQVTVKVPPVPQYAPRLTDRGHNFLIIDINAELHNGDGPVVSTKLLYKPAKRYQSWMSVEVKGTTKRLDNLEPKTEYQFCVQLSRQGEGGEGHPGPQASFTTAALGLPPPEGITLFPKSMTSLNLSWHPLTLRTEDDIRVEVERKSVNDNGDESSVITQVPGNMSTLIIKDLEPRQQYMCRVRVNTRSQGEWSNYLYAWTFSDRIPPAPNNVRFSNTTDTSSVISWTAAEGHSISSIIISYKIYGKAEHNHIDIIIKNTSITQYHLKGLEPDTVYQVQINAQNNIGLSNPNTSFELKTLPETKAPYESKGGKMLLIAILGSAGMTCVTILLAFLIMLQLRRANFQRRMAQAFQNVVREEPALQFNSGTLTLSRKAKNSPDPTIYPVLEWNDIKFQDVIGEGNFGQVLKARIKKDGLRMDAAIKRMKEYASKDDHRDFAGELEVLCKLGHHPNIINLLGACEHRGYLYLAIEYAPHGNLLDFLRKSRVLETDPAFAIANSTASTLSSQQLLHFAADVAKGMDYLSQKQFIHRDLAARNILVGENYVAKIADFGLSRGQEVYVKKTMGRLPVRWMAIESLNYSVYTTNSDVWSYGVLLWEIVSLGGTPYCGMTCAELYEKLPQGYRLEKPLNCDDEVYDLMRQCWKEKPYERPSFAQILVSLNRMLEDRKTYVNTTLYEKFTYAGIDCSAEEAA, encoded by the exons GCTCCTTCATCCACTCTGTGCCCAGGCATGAAGTACCGGGAGAACTGGAAGTCTCCTATCCTCAAGTTCAACCACAGGATGCTGGGATTTACTCTGCCAGATATATAGGAGGAAACCTTTTCACTTCTGCTTACACAAGGCTTATTGTAAGAC gATGTGAAGCTGAGAAATGGGGCCCTTCCTGTAGCTTCCACTGCCCTTCCTGCACAAACAATGGCATTTGTCATGAAGATACTGGGGAATGCATCTGTCCTCCAGGTTTTATGGGAAAAACATGTGAGAAAG CTTGCGGAGCCAACACTTTCGGTAAAACATGTGAAGAGACCTGTAAAGAAAATTACGGCTGCAGAAACTTTATGTTCTGTCTACCAGATCCATATGGTTGTTCTTGTGCCACAGGATGGATGGGACTGGAATGTGATAAAG AATGCAAACCTGGGTTTTATGGGTCAGACTGCAAACTCAAATGTAATTGCCACAATCGAGGAACATGTGACAGATTTAAGGGCTGCATCTGCTCCTTTGGATGGCATGGTCTGCAATgtgaaaaaaaag GTTCAGCAGATCTTTCGCCTCAGATAGTAAATTTACAAGATCCTGTGGAACTCAATTCTGGCGTCGAGTTCAAGCCATTTTGTATAGCAACAGGGATGCCACTTCCTAAATCTGAAGAATTCAAACTCTTGAAGCAAGATGGAACTGTCCTAAGG CCTGATGAAATTTCTACCAGTAACCGTTCTGAAGCCATGTTTAGAATTAATCGAATCCTGCCCGGTGATACAGGAACTTGGGTTTGCAGTGTGCAGACAGTAGCAGGAATGGCAGAGAAACCATTTCAAGTTACAGTCAAAG TTCCTCCTGTGCCACAATATGCCCCAAGGCTGACAGACAGAGGACATAATTTTCTCATAATTGATATCAACGCTGAGTTACACAATGGAGATGGACCTGTTGTGTCAACAAAACTTCTGTACAAGCCAGCCAAACGTTATCAGTCCTGGATGTCTGTGGAAG TAAAAGGCACAACTAAAAGACTGGACAATCTGGAACCCAAAACTGAATATCAGTTCTGTGTTCAGCTGAGTCGGCAAGGGGAAGGTGGGGAAGGCCATCCTGGACCACAGGCCAGCTTCACAACGGCTGCACTTG GTCTTCCTCCACCAGAAGGTATCACTCTCTTTCCAAAAAGTATGACATCACTGAATTTGTCATGGCATCCTTTAACACTGAGGACAGAGGATGATATTCGTGTTGAAGTGGAAAGGAAGAGCGTGAATGACAACGGTGACGAGAGCAGTGTTATTACTCAAGTGCCAGGAAATATGTCCACCTTGATCATTAAAGATCTTGAGCCTAGACAGCAATACATGTGCAGGGTACGGGTGAACACCAGGTCCCAAGGAGAATGGAGCAACTATCTGTATGCATGGACTTTCAGCGACA GAATCCCTCCTGCACCAAACAACGTCAGGTTTTCTAACACCACAGACACATCCTCAGTCATCTCTTGGACAGCTGCCGAGGGTCATTCCATCTCCTCCATCATCATCAGCTACAAAATTTACGGGAAGGCTGAGCACAACCACATTGATATTATCATCAAGAACACCAGCATTACTCAATATCACCTCAAGGGCCTCGAGCCAGATACTGTATACCAGGTTCAGATTAATGCTCAGAACAACATTGGCTTGAGCAACCCAAACACATCGTTTGAACTGAAGACTCTTCCAGAAACTAAAG CTCCATATGAATCAAAAGGAGGCAAAATGCTGCTTATTGCTATCCTCGGCTCTGCAGGGATGACCTGTGTAACAATTCTCCTGGCCTTTCTCATCATGCTGCAGTTAAGGCGAGCCAACTTCCAGCGTCGAATGGCTCAGGCTTTCCAAAATGTGGTG AGGGAagagccagctctgcagtttaACTCAGGTACTCTGACTCTGAGCAGGAAAGCCAAAAACAGTCCAGATCCTACTATTTATCCAGTTCTTGAATGGAATGACATAAAATTTCAAGATGTGATTGGGGAAGGTAACTTTGGGCAAGTCCTGAAAGCACGCATTAAGAAAGATGGCTTACGCATGGATGCTGCAATAAAAAGGATGAAAG AATATGCCTCAAAAGATGATCACAGAGATTTTGCCGGAGAACTTGAAGTTCTTTGTAAACTTGGACATCATCCCAACATCATCAATCTTTTGGGAGCATGTGAACATAGGG GGTATCTTTACCTTGCTATTGAATATGCCCCCCATGGAAATTTACTGGACTTCCTTCGTAAAAGCAGAGTACTAGAGACAGACCCAGCATTTGCTATTGCCAACAGTACTGCATCTACACTTTCCTCTCAGCAACTTCTGCATTTTGCAGCAGATGTTGCCAAAGGGATGGACTATTTGAGCCAGAAACAG TTTATTCATCGAGATTTGGCAGCAAGAAATATCTTGGTTGGAGAAAATTATGTTGCAAAAATAGCTGACTTTGGCTTATCCAGAGGCCAAGAAGTTTATGTTAAGAAGACCATG GGACGGCTTCCAGTGCGATGGATGGCAATTGAATCTTTGAATTACAGTGTTTACACCACAAATAGTGATGT ATGGTCATATGGTGTCCTCCTATGGGAAATTGTTAGTTTAG GTGGAACACCATATTGTGGAATGACATGTGCAGAACTATATGAAAAACTCCCTCAAGGGTACCGACTGGAAAAGCCTCTCAACTGTGACGATGAAGT GTACGACCTAATGAGACAGTGCTGGAAAGAGAAACCATATGAAAGACCATCATTTGCTCAGATACTGGTGTCACTGAACAGGATGTTAGAAGACAGAAAG aCCTATGTGAATACTACCCTGTATGAGAAATTTACTTATGCAGGCATTGATTGCTCCGCTGAAGAAGCTGCTTAA